From one Microthrixaceae bacterium genomic stretch:
- a CDS encoding ChpI protein, translating into MKTAISIPDAIFEDGERLAGRLGWSRSQLYAEAMKAFLIDHADEHDAVTVALDTLYGDAAASLASNPGKDLIDSGQWDW; encoded by the coding sequence ATGAAGACCGCCATCTCCATCCCCGATGCGATTTTCGAGGACGGTGAACGCCTCGCTGGACGCCTGGGTTGGAGCCGCTCCCAGCTCTACGCCGAGGCCATGAAGGCCTTCTTGATCGACCACGCAGACGAGCACGATGCCGTGACCGTGGCGCTCGACACCCTCTATGGCGACGCGGCCGCCAGCTTGGCGTCCAATCCGGGTAAGGACCTGATCGACAGCGGCCAGTGGGACTGGTGA
- a CDS encoding LLM class F420-dependent oxidoreductase has product MQISMQLSYSGGFKEAADTVAELEQAGLDLVWVAEAYGFDGPSLMGYVAAKTSTVQIASGILPIYTRTPTLLAMTAAGVDALSDGRCHLGLGASGPQVIEGWHGVKYDAPLGRTREIIDVCRQVWAREDRLVHSGRYYNMPLPEGEGTGLGKPLKIIAHPVRPRIPIWVASLGPKNVQMTAEVADGWMPIFFDPAKARDVWGADLDAGAANRNPGLDPLMITAGGMLAIGDDVKGVLEFARPMVALYVGGMGAKGRNFYNDLMCRYGYEAEAAEIQDLYLEGKKAEAAAKVPHEFLEAISLVGPESYVKERVAAFDEAGVTHLNVIPIPGAGQTQTSVVATVKEWLS; this is encoded by the coding sequence GTGCAGATCAGCATGCAGCTCAGCTACAGCGGCGGATTCAAGGAGGCGGCCGACACCGTCGCTGAACTGGAACAGGCCGGGCTCGACCTGGTGTGGGTGGCCGAGGCCTACGGGTTCGACGGGCCCAGCCTCATGGGTTACGTGGCGGCGAAGACCTCCACCGTGCAGATCGCGTCGGGCATCTTGCCCATCTACACCCGCACCCCAACGCTATTGGCCATGACCGCGGCAGGTGTCGACGCCCTGTCGGACGGACGCTGCCACCTCGGCCTCGGGGCGTCAGGCCCCCAGGTGATCGAGGGATGGCACGGCGTCAAATACGACGCCCCCCTTGGCCGCACCCGAGAGATCATCGACGTGTGCCGCCAGGTGTGGGCCCGTGAGGACCGCCTCGTTCACTCCGGCCGCTACTACAACATGCCCCTGCCCGAAGGGGAAGGCACCGGTCTGGGCAAGCCGCTCAAGATCATCGCCCACCCCGTCCGGCCCCGCATCCCGATCTGGGTGGCCTCGCTCGGCCCCAAGAACGTCCAGATGACCGCCGAGGTGGCCGACGGTTGGATGCCCATCTTCTTCGACCCGGCCAAGGCCCGAGACGTATGGGGCGCTGACCTCGACGCCGGAGCCGCCAACCGAAACCCCGGCCTCGACCCGCTCATGATCACCGCCGGCGGCATGCTCGCCATCGGCGACGACGTGAAGGGAGTGCTCGAGTTCGCCCGCCCCATGGTCGCCCTCTACGTCGGGGGAATGGGAGCCAAGGGTCGCAACTTCTACAACGACCTCATGTGCCGTTACGGCTACGAAGCCGAAGCCGCCGAGATCCAAGACCTCTACCTCGAAGGCAAGAAGGCCGAAGCCGCCGCCAAGGTGCCCCACGAGTTCCTCGAAGCGATCTCACTGGTAGGCCCCGAGAGCTACGTCAAGGAACGGGTCGCGGCCTTCGACGAAGCCGGGGTCACACACCTCAACGTGATCCCCATCCCCGGAGCCGGCCAGACCCAGACCTCGGTGGTAGCCACCGTCAAGGAATGGCTGTCCTGA
- a CDS encoding XRE family transcriptional regulator, with protein sequence MQATAAQVLRQARHAAGLTQSDLARRAGVVQPVISAYETGRREPGLATLTRLVHAAGLELSIELVEVRSLPDTPTGRQLGSKRDQILSLAAGRGASNVRVFGSVARGEDHDHSDVDLLVDLADNVGLVGLIGLERELEELLNREVDVVPARSLKPALAARVLSEAIAL encoded by the coding sequence ATGCAGGCCACCGCTGCCCAAGTCCTGCGTCAGGCCCGACACGCAGCGGGCCTGACTCAATCGGACCTTGCCCGTAGGGCCGGGGTAGTGCAGCCCGTCATCAGCGCGTACGAGACCGGGCGCCGCGAACCTGGACTTGCCACCTTGACCAGACTGGTTCACGCGGCCGGGCTCGAGCTCTCAATCGAGCTGGTCGAAGTGCGCAGCCTGCCCGATACGCCGACGGGCCGTCAGCTCGGATCCAAACGAGACCAGATTCTGTCCCTCGCCGCAGGCCGCGGCGCTAGCAACGTTCGGGTCTTTGGCAGCGTGGCTCGCGGGGAGGACCACGACCACAGCGACGTCGACCTCCTCGTCGACCTTGCCGACAACGTAGGTCTGGTGGGTCTGATCGGTCTCGAACGAGAACTCGAAGAACTGCTCAACCGCGAGGTGGATGTGGTTCCCGCCAGATCGCTCAAACCTGCGCTCGCCGCCAGAGTGCTATCCGAGGCCATTGCGCTATGA
- a CDS encoding DUF86 domain-containing protein produces the protein MRDDAQRLADIAAAARAIGEHLDRGSLSDGLVFDAVRIRLIEIGEAVKAISPEVLSGEPAVAWQDIAGMRDHLAHRYFDTDHVIVAATIEHDLPPLVAAIERLGEALERDDQIQ, from the coding sequence ATGAGAGACGATGCTCAGCGGCTCGCCGATATTGCCGCCGCGGCCCGAGCTATCGGCGAACACCTGGATCGAGGCTCATTGAGCGACGGTCTCGTGTTTGACGCGGTGAGGATCCGCCTGATCGAGATCGGCGAAGCGGTCAAAGCGATATCTCCAGAGGTGCTCAGCGGTGAGCCCGCTGTGGCGTGGCAAGACATCGCAGGTATGCGAGACCACCTTGCCCACCGCTACTTCGACACCGATCACGTGATCGTGGCCGCAACCATCGAACATGACCTACCACCACTGGTCGCGGCGATCGAACGCCTGGGTGAAGCGTTGGAACGAGACGATCAGATCCAGTGA
- a CDS encoding apolipoprotein A1/A4/E family protein, translated as MALTASQRNIIYQNFAPILGEEVTEALLSQFPANDLETPATRDFVRAECIALKSDVVHQIDQLRTDLTSEIEGVRTDLKAEIEGVRTDLKAEIEGVRTDLKAEIEGVRADLTANLSNVRAELKAEIGGVRTELKNDIGDLRTEMKIDIGDLRTDLQRELRLNLAATLTLVGALLTAFRLL; from the coding sequence ATGGCCCTCACCGCCAGCCAGCGGAACATCATCTACCAGAACTTCGCTCCGATCCTCGGGGAGGAGGTGACCGAAGCCTTGTTGTCCCAGTTTCCCGCCAACGACTTGGAAACCCCCGCAACCCGCGACTTCGTCCGCGCCGAGTGCATCGCCCTCAAGAGCGATGTCGTCCACCAGATCGATCAACTCCGAACCGATCTGACGTCGGAGATCGAGGGTGTTCGAACCGATCTGAAGGCGGAGATCGAGGGTGTTCGAACCGATCTGAAGGCGGAGATCGAGGGTGTTCGAACCGATCTGAAGGCGGAGATCGAGGGTGTTCGAGCCGATCTGACCGCCAATCTCAGCAACGTGCGTGCTGAGTTGAAGGCGGAGATTGGTGGTGTGCGCACGGAATTGAAGAACGACATTGGTGACCTTCGGACCGAAATGAAGATCGACATTGGCGATCTGCGGACCGATCTGCAGCGTGAGCTGAGACTCAACCTGGCGGCGACCCTCACACTTGTCGGTGCCCTGCTCACCGCGTTCCGCCTTCTGTAG
- a CDS encoding type II toxin-antitoxin system PemK/MazF family toxin yields MKRSQVWWVDFGEPIGSEPGYRRPALVVSSDRFNRSRISTVIVAPITSNLRLADAPGNVTVQADEAGLDKMSVVNVSQILVIDRYRLQSTVGSLTPQTMREVDAGLRLVLSL; encoded by the coding sequence GTGAAGCGCTCCCAGGTGTGGTGGGTCGACTTCGGTGAACCGATCGGCTCAGAGCCGGGCTATCGCCGTCCGGCGTTGGTCGTGTCGTCGGACCGTTTCAACCGGTCACGGATCTCTACGGTCATCGTGGCCCCGATCACCAGCAACCTTCGCCTGGCTGACGCGCCCGGCAACGTCACGGTCCAAGCCGATGAGGCCGGCCTGGACAAGATGTCGGTGGTCAACGTGAGCCAGATACTGGTCATCGACCGATACCGCCTGCAAAGCACAGTCGGCTCCCTCACACCACAGACGATGCGGGAAGTGGACGCAGGCCTACGCCTAGTCCTGTCCCTCTGA
- a CDS encoding nucleotidyl transferase AbiEii/AbiGii toxin family protein, with protein MTELLGALDRTGAILRQGGWNFCLVGGLAVSARTEPRFTRDVDLAVVVESDDAAQALVCSLLALGFTINAVVENDATDRMATVRMTADDGWHIDLLFASSGIEAEIVAGATDLEVVAGLVVPVASVGHLIALKLLSKNDATRPNDTADLRALSLIADPDDLLVAHQSVSLIVERGYHRGRDLIADLDLALRFVAGS; from the coding sequence ATGACCGAACTGTTGGGTGCACTGGATCGCACTGGAGCGATCCTGCGACAAGGCGGTTGGAACTTCTGCCTTGTTGGCGGCCTGGCGGTCTCGGCTCGGACCGAGCCACGCTTCACGCGAGACGTGGATCTGGCGGTTGTGGTCGAAAGCGATGATGCCGCACAGGCCTTGGTTTGTTCGTTGTTGGCGTTGGGATTCACGATCAACGCGGTCGTCGAAAACGATGCCACCGATCGAATGGCAACGGTGCGGATGACGGCCGACGACGGCTGGCACATCGACCTGCTCTTCGCGTCGTCTGGGATCGAGGCCGAGATCGTGGCTGGGGCCACCGATCTGGAGGTTGTCGCCGGGCTGGTTGTGCCGGTGGCGTCGGTTGGGCATCTCATCGCATTGAAGCTGTTGTCAAAGAACGACGCGACCCGCCCCAACGACACCGCAGACCTCCGAGCTTTGTCATTGATCGCTGACCCCGACGATCTACTAGTGGCCCACCAATCGGTCTCGCTCATCGTCGAGCGCGGGTACCACCGAGGTAGAGACCTGATTGCCGACTTGGATCTGGCCTTGCGGTTTGTGGCAGGCAGCTAG